The region GATCCCGGTGATGCGCGGCGGTGAATTGACCGTGGCGCGGGGCGAATGCGTGGCGCTGACCGGGGCGTCGGGGGCCGGGAAATCAACGCTGATGCGGATGATCTATGGCAATTACCTGACCGCCTCGGGCCGGGTCATGGTGGGCGATCTGGATGTCGCCCGCGCCGCCCCGCGTGAGATACTGGAGTTGCGCCGCCATGTGCTGGGCTATGTCAGCCAGTTCCTGCGTGTCGTGCCGCGGGTGGCGACGCTGGATGTGGTGGCCGAACCCCTGCGCGCGGTGGGTAGCAACGAAGCCGACGCACGGACGCGGGCCGGAGAACTGCTGGCGCAGCTCAACATCCCCGAACGCCTCTGGCAGCTCAGCCCCACGACCTTTTCAGGCGGGGAGCAGCAGCGGGTGAACATCGCGCGCGGCTTTGCGCATCCCTATCCCGTCCTGCTGCTGGATGAGCCGACGGCGAGCCTTGATGCCACCAACCGCGCCACCGTGCTGGCGCTGATCGAAGAGGCCAAAGCCCGCGGCACGGCGATCTTGGGTATTTTCCATGATGAGGCCGCCCGCGATCAAATCTGCGACCGCGAAGTGGACGTGACCCGTTTCACCCCCGGATTGGCCGCATGAGCGGGCGTTTTATCGCAGTCGTAGGCCCCTCCGGCGTCGGCAAGGATAGTGTAATGGAAGGACTGGCGGAAACCCTGCCCGACCTCTTCCTCGCCCGCCGCGCCATCACCCGGCCCGGTGAGGCCGGAGGCGAGGATTTCGAAGGGATCAGCGAGGAGGAGTTTCTGCGGCTCGAAGCAAATGGCGCCTTTGCCCTGAGTTGGGCCGCGCATGGGCTGCACTACGGCATTCCCATCGCCGTCGAGACGGCGCTGGCCGAGGGACGCGATGTGCTCGCCAACCTCTCACGCGGGGTGCTGACCGAGGCAAAACTACGGTTTGCGCGGTTCGAGGTGCTGTCGCTGAGCGCCTCCCCTCAAGTCTTGGCCGCGCGGCTGCGGGGCCGTGGGCGCGAGACGGAGGAGGAGATCACCGCCCGTCTGGCACGGGCCGAGCGCGCCCTGCCCGATCATATTGCGGCGATGGAGATTGAGAACTCCGGCCCTTTGGAGCAAACCGTGGCGCAGGCGCAGGCGGCACTTTACCCCGAGAGGGCGGCGCGGTGAACCTCATGGAACATACCGTCTTTGGCTTGCCCCACCAGCGTCAGGCTGCTCAGCACAAAGGGCTGTGGCAGATGCGGCGTGATGTAGGGATCAAGCGCTGCGGTGACCTGCGGCAGATCGGCTTTGGGCAGCTTGCTGGTGAGGGTAATGTGGAAGCGGAAAGCGTCCATGACGTAGGGATAGCCCCATTGGATGAGGTTCGCCTCTTGTGCAGGTGTCAAATTGGCCTGACGCCTGCGGGCCAGATCGGCCTCGGTCGGCGGCGCGCGAAACATGTCGAGGCCCCGCACCACTTCGGCGGCCATAGCGTTCAGCGCGGCGGTGTCGCCTTCTGGGGTCAGTGCCAAAAAGCGGCCCAGCGGGGTGAGCGCCACCCCATCGAGCGTGACCGGCGCAAGCCTCGTGCAAAGCACCTCAAACGCGGCCTGCAATCCATCAGCCGATGCGCCTTCGGCCAAAACGAAGGGCGGTTTGATCGTCGCATGCAGCCCGTATTTGCGCGGCGTTTCGGTCAGGGCGGCCACGTCAAGCCCGGCCACATCCGGATGCGCCACGGTGCGCCCGCGCGCCAGATCCCAACCCAGCCAAGCGGCTCCGGCCTCGGCCAGACTGCCCTGCGGCGTAAAATAGATCGCATAGCGGTCGAACTTCATTCATCTTCTCCCTGCATCCAAAGATGCGCAACAAGCGTGACGTTCACATGACAAAAGAAACCATTCTCGCCAATGCCAAAATCATCCTGCCCGATGCGGTGATCCCCGGCAGCGTCGTGCTGCGTGACGGGGTGATCGCCGATATCGCGGAAGGCACCGCCCTGCCCAAAGGAGCGGTCGATTGCGAGGGCGGCTACCTCGCCCCCGGGCTGGTCGAACTCCACACCGATAACCTTGAGCGCCACATGAAGCCGCGCCCCAAGGTCGACTGGCCGCACCGCGCGGCGATCATCGCACATGACCGCGAGCTGGCAGGCACCGGGATCACCACGGTTTTCGACGCGATCCGGGTCGGGTCGATCCTCTCGGATGAGGGGCGCAAACGCTACGGGAAATACGCCCGCGACATGGCCGATGAAATTCTGATGATGCGCGACAGCGGGGCGCTGGCGATCAGCCACCATATCCACCTGCGCGCCGAAATCTGTTCGGAAACTTTAGAGGAGGAACTGGCCGAGTTCGGCCCCGACGACAAGGTCGGCATCGTCAGCCTGATGGACCATACGCCGGGCCAGCGCCAGTTCCGCGATGTGCAAAAGTTCGAGGATTACGTCTGCGGCAAGAACGGTCTGCCCCGTGAGGATTTCGGCGATTACGTCACCTTCCTGCATGGGCTGCAAGAACGGCTGGGCGCGAAACATGAGGCGGCAGCGGTGGCAGCAGCCGCGCATTACGGCGCGGCGCTGGCCAGCCATGATGACACCACGGCCGAGCAGGTCGCGACCAGCCACGCCCACGGCGTGCGCTTGGCCGAATTCCCCACCACCCGCGAGGCGGCAGAGGCTTGTCACACCCAAAACATCGCCACGATCATGGGCGCGCCCAACCTCGTGCGCGGCGGGTCGCACTCGGGCAATGTGGCGGCGCGGGACTTGGCGGAACTGGACCTGCTCGACATTCTGTCGTCTGACTATGTCCCCGCCGCCCTGCTGTTGGGCGCCGTGCAATTGGGCCATCTGTGGGGCGATATGGCGCGGGGGCTGGCGACCGTCACCCGCACGCCTGCCCATCACGTAGGGCTGACCGACCGGGGCGAGATTGCCTTGGGTGCGCGGGCCGATCTGATCCAATTCGAGGTCATGAAGGACGCGCCGATCCTGCGGTCGGTCTATGCCATGGGCAACCGCGTGGCGTAAACGAGCTGCCATTTATTAACTGTGCATCCGCCGAACTTGGCGGGTGTGCCCCCGTCTCTGCGCCGCCTTTGCTGCGCAAAAACCCGCCCCTGCAAAGAATGTGGCTTTTTGCGCTGGTCTTACCGCTTCATAAAGCTAGATAACGCCTACTCTGCGTCTTGCAGATAGATTTCAGCCGGTTATCGGGACCGACAAATTTGAGGGAAGCGGTGCAAGAAGCATTTAGATTGGCCAGCGATCGTCTTGGACAAATCGTCGAAGACGCGGCAAGCGAAGTTTACCTGTTCTCAGCCGAAGACTTCACCTTCACCCTCGTCAACCGGGGCGCGCGCGAGAACCTTGGCTATTCCATGGATGAACTGCGCAGCATGGTGGCATGGGACATCAAGCCCGAACTGTCGGCGGATGCCTTTCTTGACCTTGTACAGCCACTGCTTCGCGGCGAGAAGACGACCCTTGAATATGAGACGGTCCACCAGCGCAAGGACGGCTCGCGTTATAGCGTTCTGACCCATTTGCAGCTGATCATCACCGAGGGTGAGAAGGTTTTCTACGCCGCGATACAGGACATCACCAAACAAAAAGAGACCAACGCGGCGCTGACCAAGGCCTCTACCCGGCTAGATGCGATCCTGAGCAATACCACCATGGCCATCTTCATGATGGACGACCAGCAGCAATGCGTCTTTATGAATCGTGCGGCTGAAGAGCTGACTGGCTATAAATTCGAGGAGACCGCCGGCAGACCGCTGCATGACGTGATCCACCACACCCATCCCGACGGGCGGCATTTCCCGATTGAAGACTGCGCCATCGACCGCGCTTTCCCGGAAAACCACCAGACCCAGGGCGAGGAAACTTTCGTTCACAAGGACGGCAGC is a window of Sulfitobacter sp. W027 DNA encoding:
- the phnL gene encoding phosphonate C-P lyase system protein PhnL, with the translated sequence MIRVEHVSKSFTLHNQGAAVIPVMRGGELTVARGECVALTGASGAGKSTLMRMIYGNYLTASGRVMVGDLDVARAAPREILELRRHVLGYVSQFLRVVPRVATLDVVAEPLRAVGSNEADARTRAGELLAQLNIPERLWQLSPTTFSGGEQQRVNIARGFAHPYPVLLLDEPTASLDATNRATVLALIEEAKARGTAILGIFHDEAARDQICDREVDVTRFTPGLAA
- a CDS encoding DUF1045 domain-containing protein translates to MKFDRYAIYFTPQGSLAEAGAAWLGWDLARGRTVAHPDVAGLDVAALTETPRKYGLHATIKPPFVLAEGASADGLQAAFEVLCTRLAPVTLDGVALTPLGRFLALTPEGDTAALNAMAAEVVRGLDMFRAPPTEADLARRRQANLTPAQEANLIQWGYPYVMDAFRFHITLTSKLPKADLPQVTAALDPYITPHLPQPFVLSSLTLVGQAKDGMFHEVHRAALSG
- the phnN gene encoding phosphonate metabolism protein/1,5-bisphosphokinase (PRPP-forming) PhnN gives rise to the protein MSGRFIAVVGPSGVGKDSVMEGLAETLPDLFLARRAITRPGEAGGEDFEGISEEEFLRLEANGAFALSWAAHGLHYGIPIAVETALAEGRDVLANLSRGVLTEAKLRFARFEVLSLSASPQVLAARLRGRGRETEEEITARLARAERALPDHIAAMEIENSGPLEQTVAQAQAALYPERAAR
- a CDS encoding alpha-D-ribose 1-methylphosphonate 5-triphosphate diphosphatase, with the translated sequence MTKETILANAKIILPDAVIPGSVVLRDGVIADIAEGTALPKGAVDCEGGYLAPGLVELHTDNLERHMKPRPKVDWPHRAAIIAHDRELAGTGITTVFDAIRVGSILSDEGRKRYGKYARDMADEILMMRDSGALAISHHIHLRAEICSETLEEELAEFGPDDKVGIVSLMDHTPGQRQFRDVQKFEDYVCGKNGLPREDFGDYVTFLHGLQERLGAKHEAAAVAAAAHYGAALASHDDTTAEQVATSHAHGVRLAEFPTTREAAEACHTQNIATIMGAPNLVRGGSHSGNVAARDLAELDLLDILSSDYVPAALLLGAVQLGHLWGDMARGLATVTRTPAHHVGLTDRGEIALGARADLIQFEVMKDAPILRSVYAMGNRVA